The Carnobacterium divergens nucleotide sequence ATGAAAGAAGGCATATTTATGCAATGGTACACATTGTGTTTTTTAAAACAGGGCACTAAAGTCCTACTGCTTAATCGACAAAAAAATCCATGGATGGGGCGGTGGACTGGAGTTGGCGGGAAAATTGAAGTGGGAGAAGCGCCATTAAATTCTGCGATTCGAGAAATAAAAGAAGAAACAACAATTGACGTAAGTGAACTTTTTTATGGCGGCCAACTTCTTTGGACCGTTGATCACGAAATCACAGGTGGCTTGCATCTGTTTCTAACGGAGTTACCAGAAAACGAATATTTTTCAACACCAATCGCTACGAGAGAAGGGATTTTAGACTTTAAAGAAATTGACTGGATTCTTGATTCTAAAAATCAAGGAATGCCAGATAATATTCCATTTGTACTGAAAGATCTTTTACTCAACCGTCAAGAAAATCGCTACATGTGTTACTTTGAAAACAATCAATTTTTAAAAGTCGAAAAACAGTAAGCAAAGAGTGACAATGCTTATCCTGCTTAGTACGTAGAGCGTTCTAGGTACTAAGTAGGATTTTAACTATTTTTTGGAAAAACTCGTAAAAAAATAAGGGAATATTGTTGACAAAGTCTGACTAATTTGTTAAATTAATAAATGTATTAGCACTCGTTGTTGTTAAGTGCTAAAAAGAGGTGAACCAAATGTTAACAGAAAGACAGATCCTGATTCTCAAATCAATTATTCGATTGTATACAGATTTTGGAAATCCTGTTGGGTCTAAAACTTTGATGAATGAAGCAGGACTAGATTTTAGTTCAGCGACGATCCGTAATGAGATGGGGCGCTTAGAAGAGCTTGGTTACATTGAAAAAACACATTCTTCTTCTGGACGAATTCCGTCAATAAAGGGCTATCGTTTCTATGTGGATCATTTAGTACACCCAGACAAAGTCAATTCAAAAGATCTTGCAACCATCAAGTCATCTTTTAATTCACCTTTTCACGAATTAGATGAAATTGTTGCACAATCTGCTGAAGTTTTGTCAAACCTAACCAGTTACACGGCAATTACGTTAGGTCCTGAGTTGAAAGACAGTAAATTAACTGGTTTTCGCTTAGTTCCATTAAGTAATTTCCAAGTAATGGCCATCTTGGTAACAGATAAAGGGCACGTTGAAAATCAAATTTTTAATTTGCCAAAAAACATCAATAGTTACGAATTAGAAAAGATTGTTGCAATCTTTAATGATGAATTGATTGGATATCCTCTGGTTCTAGTTTATCAAAAACTAAAAACAGAAATTCCACAGCTGATTCAAAAGTATGTTCGTACGCCATCTGGAATTCTAGATGTATTTGATGACATCATCATGAAAGCCGCTAAAGAACGAGTCTTTGTTGGAGGTCGCATGAATATCTTAGATTTTTCAAATGCACTTGATGTCGAAAAATTTAAGTCGATCTATACACTGATGGAAAAAGATTCAGGTTTAGCCTCGCTGATTACCCAAAATCAAGAAGGAATCGAAGTCAGGATTGGGCAAGAGCTAGAGAATACCTTGTTTCAAGATTTTAGTTTAATTACAGCAACTTATAGTGTAGTGGGACATGGAACGGGAACGATTGCTCTGTTAGGACCAACGAGTATGCCGTATTCAAGAATGATTGGATTAGTCGATGCTTTTAGAAATGAGCTTTCACAGAAAATGATGGATTATTACCAAGGAATGGAAAAATAATTTAAAAAGGAGATTTTGTCGTGTCTAACAAGAAAAATGAAAGTTTCCAAGAAGAAAAATTAGATGAAGAAATCAAAGCAAGCATGGATGAAATAGATGAAGCAACTTCCGTTGAAGAACCAGAAAAGGACGAGCAAGAAACAGCTCCAGTGGATGAATTAACTGAAGCAAAAGCAGCCTTTAGTGACATGGAAGATCGCTATCTACGCATTCAAGCAGAAATGGCAAACATGCGCAAGCGTAACCAAAAAGAACGCGAAGACGCAGCGAAATACCGTTCACAAGACATTGCCAAAGAATTGTTACCAGTGATTGATAACTTGGAACGCGCGATGGCAATAGAAGTGAGTGATGAACAAGGCGAAAGCTTGAAAAAAGGTTTAGAAATGGTCATGAATACCTTTAGAACAGCCTTGAAAAGTGAAGGAATTGAAGAGATTAACCCAGTTGGTGAAAGCTTTGATCCAAATTTCCATCAAGCAGTACAGACAGTGCCGACAGAAGACGGTCAAGCAGCAGATACTGTCGTAAACGTTCTACAAAAAGGGTATATTTTGAAGGATCGCGTATTGCGTCCTGCCATGGTTATAGTGTCACAATAAGTTTTAACTAAAAAACGGAGAAGCTGATTTTTATCAGCGAATAAACTAAAAAATAACTAGTAAAGAGGGAATTTAAAATGAGTAAAATTATCGGAATCGATTTAGGAACAACAAACTCAGCAGTAGCAGTATTAGAAGGCGGAGAAGCAAAAATTATTGCAAATCCAGAAGGAAACCGCACAACACCTTCAGTAGTATCATTTAAAAACGGAGAAATCCAAGTAGGTGAAGTTGCAAAACGTCAAGCAGTAACAAACCCAAATACAATTGCTTCTATTAAACGCCATATTGGTGAAGACGGTTATACAGTTGAAGTTGAAGGTAAAAAATATACACCACAAGAAATTTCAGCTATGACGTTACAATATTTAAAAGGATTTGCTGAAGAATATCTAGGTGAAAAAGTTGAAAAGGCAGTTATTACAGTTCCAGCTTACTTCAACGATGCACAACGTCAAGCAACAAAAGACGCTGGTAAAATTGCTGGTTTAGAAGTAGAGCGTATTGTTAACGAACCAACTGCAGCAGCATTAGCTTACGGTTTAGATAAAACAGACAAAGATGAAAAAGTATTAGTATTTGACTTAGGTGGCGGTACTTTTGACGTATCTATCCTTGAATTAGGTGACGGCGTGTTTGACGTATTGTCAACAGCTGGTGACAACAAACTAGGTGGAGATGACTTTGATAACAAAATCATCGATTACATGGTTGCAGAATTCAAAAAAGACAACGGCATTGACTTA carries:
- a CDS encoding NUDIX hydrolase is translated as MQWYTLCFLKQGTKVLLLNRQKNPWMGRWTGVGGKIEVGEAPLNSAIREIKEETTIDVSELFYGGQLLWTVDHEITGGLHLFLTELPENEYFSTPIATREGILDFKEIDWILDSKNQGMPDNIPFVLKDLLLNRQENRYMCYFENNQFLKVEKQ
- the hrcA gene encoding heat-inducible transcriptional repressor HrcA yields the protein MLTERQILILKSIIRLYTDFGNPVGSKTLMNEAGLDFSSATIRNEMGRLEELGYIEKTHSSSGRIPSIKGYRFYVDHLVHPDKVNSKDLATIKSSFNSPFHELDEIVAQSAEVLSNLTSYTAITLGPELKDSKLTGFRLVPLSNFQVMAILVTDKGHVENQIFNLPKNINSYELEKIVAIFNDELIGYPLVLVYQKLKTEIPQLIQKYVRTPSGILDVFDDIIMKAAKERVFVGGRMNILDFSNALDVEKFKSIYTLMEKDSGLASLITQNQEGIEVRIGQELENTLFQDFSLITATYSVVGHGTGTIALLGPTSMPYSRMIGLVDAFRNELSQKMMDYYQGMEK
- the grpE gene encoding nucleotide exchange factor GrpE, with the translated sequence MSNKKNESFQEEKLDEEIKASMDEIDEATSVEEPEKDEQETAPVDELTEAKAAFSDMEDRYLRIQAEMANMRKRNQKEREDAAKYRSQDIAKELLPVIDNLERAMAIEVSDEQGESLKKGLEMVMNTFRTALKSEGIEEINPVGESFDPNFHQAVQTVPTEDGQAADTVVNVLQKGYILKDRVLRPAMVIVSQ